In the genome of Maribacter forsetii DSM 18668, the window ACTACCCACAACAATATTTTGACCAAGCATTGGTTGCAACAACTGCTAAAGATTCATTATTTACATTGGCATTGGAAGGTGCTGAAGGAAAATATGGTTTTTTAGATATCATAGAAGAATATAGTGGAACTAAAGCTGCTAACCTTGCAAACTACGGTGCTGGTATGTCATACTTGAATATGAACAAGTATCAAGAAGCTATTACTTATTTAGAGGATTTTAGCTCTGATGATGATGTTTTAGGTGCCTTGGCAAAAGGTGGTTTAGGTGATGCTTTTATGCAATTAGACCAACCTTCTGATGCTTTAGGGTATTATGAGGCTGCTGTAAAGCATAGCAATAATGATTATACTGCTCCTAAGTTTTTGTATAAAGCTGGCGTAACCGCATTGGAGATGGGAGATAAGGATAAGGCCTTAGGTTTCTTTCAAAAAATTAAGGACGAGTTTCCAAAATCAGAAAATGCCAATTCTATAGATGCATTTATAGGTATGGCTAAAAGTGGTGAATAATGGCTACAGTAAATAAAAATTTATCGGTTTACGATAAGGCAACAATCCCAAACGCGAACGGACTTCGGTTTGGGATTGTTGTTTCAGAATGGAATTCAGAAATAACAGAGGGTTTATATTCTGGTGCAATAGAAGCTTTGTTAGATTGCGGAGCACAAGAATCTGATATTATCCGTTGGGATGTTCCTGGTAGTTTTGAGCTTACTTTTGGTTCAAAGAAAATGATCAAGAGTCTTAAGGTCGATGCAGTTATTGCCATTGGAAGTGTTATACAAGGCGAAACCAAACATTTCGATTTTGTTTGTGATGCTACCGCTCAAGGCATAAAAGACTTAAATGTTATTACTGATGTACCGGTTATATTTTGTGTACTTACAGATAATAACATGCAACAAGCCATAGATCGTAGTGGTGGTAAGCATGGAAACAAAGGTACTGAAGCCGCTATTGCAGCCATAAAAATGGCAGTTTTAGGTAATAAGTAAACTTTTTCACTAGTTCAATTTCCACTAAGTATAAGGTTGCTAGGTTAATGTCGCAAGATGTTAACAATTTTTGGCATTGGTAACATGCGCCATTTTTCTATTTTAAGTAACTTTGAAGTTATGGGGATGTTGAGCAAAATAACGCGGTTACGAAAAAATAGGTCATTTGAATACAATCCTAGGTATTATGATGGCAAAGGAAAAGGGAATCCGTTTAAAATGGAACCTAAGTTCGACCAATTTCGTAGCACATTAAATACATCTCGAGGATTAAAAAGAAAAATCAATAGTGCAATTGAAGATTCTAAAAGAAAAGGAGATCGCAACTTAAAGATTAGAATGGCTTTTATAATTGCAGTACTGGTTTTTATTTTTCTTTATATCATTGATTTTGACCTCACAATTTTCTTTACTTCATAATGGCAGATATTATTAGATTATTACCTGACCATGTAGCAAACCAAATTGCTGCTGGTGAAGTGGTGCAACGTCCATCTTCTGTGGTAAAAGAGTTAATGGAGAATGCCATTGATGCAGGTGCTACCGATATTCAACTTATTATCAAAGATGGTGGTAAAACACTTATTCAAGTAGTTGATAATGGTAAAGGTATGAGTGGTACAGATGCACGCTTAAGTTTTGAGCGCCATGCTACTTCTAAAATTCAAAAGGCAGAAGATCTATTTAATTTAA includes:
- a CDS encoding tetratricopeptide repeat protein, with the translated sequence MATYKKRGYKPETKVEQQEFDEQESTTAEVFSSLDEGASRSEEWVSKNQNIILGVIGVIAIGVLGYLAYDQFVEKPKEASAANEMYYPQQYFDQALVATTAKDSLFTLALEGAEGKYGFLDIIEEYSGTKAANLANYGAGMSYLNMNKYQEAITYLEDFSSDDDVLGALAKGGLGDAFMQLDQPSDALGYYEAAVKHSNNDYTAPKFLYKAGVTALEMGDKDKALGFFQKIKDEFPKSENANSIDAFIGMAKSGE
- a CDS encoding riboflavin synthase subunit beta produces the protein MLTIFGIGNMRHFSILSNFEVMGMLSKITRLRKNRSFEYNPRYYDGKGKGNPFKMEPKFDQFRSTLNTSRGLKRKINSAIEDSKRKGDRNLKIRMAFIIAVLVFIFLYIIDFDLTIFFTS
- the ribH gene encoding 6,7-dimethyl-8-ribityllumazine synthase encodes the protein MATVNKNLSVYDKATIPNANGLRFGIVVSEWNSEITEGLYSGAIEALLDCGAQESDIIRWDVPGSFELTFGSKKMIKSLKVDAVIAIGSVIQGETKHFDFVCDATAQGIKDLNVITDVPVIFCVLTDNNMQQAIDRSGGKHGNKGTEAAIAAIKMAVLGNK